GAACTTTTTCTTTAACTACCAAGCTTCTATGAaagctttatagctttcctttgtagccgtttggctgcgcttgggtggatgataatgagtaattactccctcattacaaaaTATGCCCCACATTTGAGAATTGGCCCGAACTTCAGAAATTATGTGTGCAGAAAAGGGCTGCACGCGTGATTCGCGACCACTACAGGAGAGTTTCTTCAAATACCCCAGAGATACTCTGTCCGGCATGAACAGCTGAAGTAAGAGAAAAACCGACTCAACAAGACTGATAAGTCAACACACCCGTGGCGCAGGCAGAGGCAGGGTGTTTTACCTGCGCTAACATCATGATATCTTCGCGACTATAAAAAAGCAACTTTGATCAACTTACACGCAAATGCCACGTCTGGATGTTAAGTGAGCtattatgttatgttatgttatatTATGTTACTCGCCGTTCGCGACTGGAAGAAAATTGCTCCCGAGGCAACTAACCAACCGCGTATCGAagtagccttagaagctgtcaggTTTGGGGTTTGTTCAAATGAAAGCATCTAGAGTGACGTCATCTGCTATCTTGCCTCGCCTGGTGTGCAGTGTCTTTTTGCAtattaaatatattttttcaatgCTCCCATGCATTTTTTTCCTCACTCGTTCATTGTATATTATATACTTTTTCCCCATTAGAAAATGCACTTCTCTCCGTAAGCTGAAGTTCTGAAAGGTTTAACTGCCAGTGTATACCGGACACTTTTGGCCGCTTAGTTGCATCGCCTTAGCCTGTTTCCTGCTGGCTGATGATAAACGTATTAACAGTAAATTTAAGATATCGTACTTTTAACCACTGTTAGCGCTATTTACACTCTTTCACAATGCTACTAATTTCTCTTTGATATCGGAGCTTTGAACATAAGGCCTAAAAAGCAGATAGTTAATGGTAGATAATAATTAAGGCCGCATATCGATTGCATTCAATGGTACTAATAAATTAATTCATGTATTGTATTACGCCTCCTTCTTGGGCCAAACAAAAGCGGGAGTACGTTATAAATGAACATGTAAAAATTCTCCCCTTACAACCAGCAACATTCACCATAAGGCGCGAAGTGAATAATTTATTCCTTCATGATGCACTAATTTGTTGTCTCTCGGTTATAAATGCACGCTATTTGTGATATcttgcatgtctttttttttctgtgctggaGCACTATGTGCATTCGAACCGCTCGAATGGCCATTTGAAGATTCGTgcacagcaattctggacaaaagcgtttttgagcgggataccatttatgaacgcagtttttgaatataatgtaagatttccttacaacaatcaatatatccgcatatcACCCGTTGGCACTCTTGtatctttttttctattcacgtttttgctatggtcaaaagcgttccccattggtatTTTATGACAGCTTTAACTGTTCGACGCGACAGACAGAAACAATTTAAAATaagtatttttctacatatcagaataatgagccattaccttcaataattTCACAGCAATGCCttacaaattttcaattttcaaaatttttgtccaagaaagctgattaTTAGCAAGACGTAAAGGCGATAAAACAGTGGGAAACAATATGTCCATTTGGGCATATATTAGAGAAGAGCAATTATTTTATCTCTGTAAAGTGTGCTCAGTTTAAGCGAACAAATCTCGCTTTATTCAACGCAGGACGACCGCAAGCGTGGCACAGGAATATGAATAAAACATATAGCTTACATGAGCTTGAAAGTCTAAATGCATTATTATGACCGTAAATGGGATGTCGAAATTTCCGAACTCAAGTAGCACGAATACTTATATCTTTGTTACGATCTATTGTACGGTCTGAAAATAGTCCAATTAGCTTAAAGCTGCTGATTCTTGTTCGATTTTATCTTTTCTTTCTTATTCACGCCTTCTGTAGTGTGACGATATGAGTCAGCATTTGAAGGACAAACTAGTCTATCACTGACCTCGATTAGTCCCTTAATCTGGGACAACCTGACGCCGGAGTAGGACAGAGCACACGCCATGGCTTTCAGTGCCGGCGGGGACGCTTTCTCCGGTACTTGTTCAGGTGCTGTAAGAAGCTGCGAAGACAAAAATAAGGCCACAATAAGAATGAGCGTCGATTGTAGGCAGTGATACCAGTTAGCAGCTAAGAGGTTCTCGCAGAGTCATCTAAAGGGAGATTGAGGACAATTACACCTCATGTCGTCGCGCTAAAGTTTCATTGCTTGGCTTTCGAGACTGTTCAAAACATGTAACACTCCAAGCAGAAGGgaataaaaagagagtaagctgtcctctagagtactcccttttataaaagggactGTTCTAGAGATTTGAACGGTGCAAGGCACACGAACACAGCAAAATACAGGGTGGATAAGAAACAGCGACTTTCTACCTAGAAAGGCGTTCTTTGTATCCACCTGTACTTCCTGTGTTCGTGTCCTTCGCGCCGTTCAAATTTCTAGaacactccctttcataaaagggagtactccagaggacagcttacttcctttttactcccgcATAGTCGCATTTGTGTTTAAAATGCAAATTGCTGATTAGCAGAGTTGGAAAGGAAATATTTCaacaaataaaataaactaaTTACAAATTGTTTCATGTCTTATTTTTTACCGATAATATACCAGCTGGAACATTTCTGGATGCCGTGTACAGGAGGGCCTGCGTAGATCTGCATGTATATAAATATGCGGCGCGTTTCGCCTGTCATTTAACAGGTGTGAGCAACACCCGTGTTGGTCGCTTTTCTTGAGTGCTTGTCCTTTCGCGCTAAAGATATCAATATAGCAGAGTTTAGAAAGCACGCAACTACAAGAGCTTCAGGTGCAAAAACTGCGCAAGTCGTGAACAGTCCGCTTGTAGCGAAGCAAAAGTCCCGGAAGGTATCGGAAACCCCCTTACTTGAATAGAGTTCTAGAGCCAGAAAAGCCAACGTCACGTGCTGGTGCGAGCTAGCTTGtagggccagttggtgcatggtaccaGGCAGAAAAACCAACAGAAGAGGAAGTGTACACAACCGAAGAAACTCAAGCATCAAACAATGttcaccaaatgtacaaccagcGTTGTTTACTCGTtccccctgtcatgtggcaaggcCTATATCGGCCACACTGGCCAATGCATGAAGCACCGGTTAAGACAGCATCGCACATCACTGCAACCTTATAATACGGCAGTTCTCCCAAAACACTGTAACGAATGTCAGAACTTTACTCCCCTGTTTAGCAGTGTAAAAATCATCGGCCGAGGCAAAACGCAGATAAAACGTGAAATCtttgctctcttcctgtcccctcacctctttcatttcttttctccattctccctgctatcctttatttccgctgccccagctcaggtgcttcagtatcgatggcatatgccggggctagcaaatatcctttccttccttttcattaatattttaataaaaaccacttactactactactactacgtgaAATCTTTgaagcttttaaaataaaaaaaaatcggcgttggtttagcactggttaaacctggagtgacgcgatagctacagctggccgagtggagcttggccacgtgacgaaccacgtgatcagccacctcgccgcgccgccggcagctgctccgcaccacgttaccaaccacgtgacagcgtggcggcgtagccacaaggtggcgacgccgccacgctgaaggctcgaaatgctaccgtaatgtagctgtctcTACAAAAGTAAGGCACTGATTGTGTCAGCGACACGTGTCAAATTTTCTTCCAAAGAAAACCGATTAAAGAATGGGACATAGTCTCCACGTGCAAGATAGTAGTATGTTTAATGACTGatctttcttttgcttttgttttcttccttttgtcgGCGTGTCCTGCTCACGCGCATATGCACCCTGCTCTGCTTGATTCTTTGATGAAGTAAAAATTTTCATTTGTGTCTCCAGCGCCATCCGTTCGAATTCCTTGTATTGTGTGCGCGTCCTCTTTTGCTAATTTTTCTACCTGGAACTATGTAGCGGATTCAGGAAACCGGACGCTATTAGGTTGGAAACTAACCTGTCACATAGGCTGACTGATAACCTGCACTATTGACGCTCGCCAGAGCGTCTGTTGCTCAACCAAGTTGCTCTGTACACGTGCAGGCACTGTTTTGTAACCTCTCATATTAGTGTACAGCGTTCCCGCCGTTTAGCACGAACCAGCCGCGTCTAAATGGGCAGTTATCTCAAATTACTCAATTAATCAGCGGTTGTTCGCTTCAAGTCAAAAGTTCCTATTGCGGCCTCTTCAAATGCAGTATTATTTCGATGTGACAcgatataaaataaaataaaataaaacttctTGGGTTTGGCTCACATATTCACCCCACATCTCGCCTACTATGCAACGATCATAAACTCACTGCACTGCGTTTCAGTATAAAACCCGCCGTGAGCGGAGTTGGGACGTGTTGAAAGCCCTTCGCTATAAGGACAAGCTGGTATGACCAACGCAGTCCAGCGAGCTACGATGGTCATGCTCCGTTTAATTAAACAGCGCTCTAAACTTGATAAGAACCTCGCCGTATGCCcataatgcacaaaaaaaaaacaaattttttgcttGTACTTGTCTCTTCGCGAGGTCTATAATGAACTGCCAAACATGACTAACTGATGAAGGATcgactgttttctttattttccatTATCGTTTTGTGTATGGGGCAAACGAAATTATTGATGTAGATTCTAATACAAACCCTCCCTTGTAATAAAAGAAGCTATAACACGAAACTGCTAGTTTGGGCCATGTGAGGTTAATGGGTTGAATAAACGTCTGGAAGTTAAATGTTATCATAGAATTTTCGCGTGTTCTTTGCCTCGACATTAATCTTACGTAGCTAGCGAAAACAATTTTCCTTCAGGGATGTCCGTCATTCCCGGATACTCgaaaatacctttttttttcattacagaAACAAAATGTTTCTTCGCCCTCACCTCCTTAAAGTTTAATTTTAAGGGCACATGCCTTCACCAAACGGCCGCCCAAAAACACACTCAACGACTTCCGCAGTGGCGGTGTGCGACTTTCTCTAGCAAGCGACTACACCTAGTTTCctactgtttatttttttaacccTTTACGCCTAGTCATCAATTCCTAGTATTGTTTTCTTGGTTTTGAACAATAAAATAGTTTCGGCTGTACACTAAGCTTGTGTCTGCGTTCGCGCAGCTCCCGAAGGTCTGCATCATAGCCGACAATTCTTACCAATGAAATTTACAAAATCACCACATATAAGCAGCCTTTCAGAGAAAACAAGCAATTAAGCATAAGCCACTTAGGCGCCATCGTTTTACCGACACTCTGTGGCCTATTTGATGGCCCAAACGGGCAAACAGAAAATTAGTacaattcaattcttttttttttttgaaccacTATGCCAATCGACACAGATCCATTTTAAATGATTAAATGCACTCGTACTAGTGTAGAGTGCGTAAATACAAAACGGcaaattgctttctttttttcttgcattgtttCATGTCAGCGTCTTTTGAACCGTTGTACGTGATACAGAAAGAACTCATCTGGAAACCTTTCTATATTTTGTCGTATCGCGTATTGAGCTCGGAGGCAAAATACCGGACGCTTTAAAtcgttcccttttttttcttttcttgtattCATTGTCTTTTGCTGCAAGCCCGGAAGCTCTTAGCGTCCTTCCTTTGTGCTAGTTTCGGGTTCCTAGATGACATACGTTTCTCCAATAAACCGCAACCGCAATAAGTTAACGCAGCCGTTTCACGGGCAGTTAACCTGATCCTCCAGGTTTATTTCGGGGGCTGAGGCTCTCTCTATATATGTTTTTTCCTTCCTGTTTTTCTGTTGCTGCCGAATTTATTCGGGCGTACTGTGCAAACGCCGGAAAAAAAGCACAAGAGCAAAGTCTGGGGCTAAGCTAAGCACGGTCTGGAAAGAGTGCAGAGACCAAAATCGCAGAGGCCCGCCGAACCCCATTTAGTTACGCAATCAGGGATATAAAATTTCCAGGGCTCCGTAACGGACCAGCAAAATGGACCGCTTTCCTTGTTTtccatgaaaacaaaaaaaaagtgatcaaCTGTAGGAACACTCCGAAAATGAGTGACATGGAACAAAACATTAttctcggcggctgcgtttttatggaggaaaaacgccaaggcgcccgtgtgctgtgcgatgtcagtgcacgttaaagatccccaggtggtcgaaattattccggagccctccactacggacctatttgttcctctcttctttcactccctcctttatcccttcccttacggcgcggttcaggtgtccaacgatatatgagacagatactgcgccatttcctttccaccaaaaaaccaattattattattattattattctcggaAATTAATTCTGGTTCTTTTTGTTCATTGTCCGTCCTGTTATCTTCTTTAAATCCAAGCTCATGTTACATACGCGAATTAAAATTACAAGAACAAAGCACGCGTGTAGAAAGATAACCTGGCCGCACCATTTTTGCACCTTATAACAGAGCGTCTTGTTCACAGACGAAGCGCAGAAAATCTAGACAAAGGATTTTAGTTCACGCGGCTGCCACCAAGTATAGCATGGCGCTGAACATTTCAATTTACGGCGGGAAATTTGGATATGTAGCACTAAACAATGATTTGTTACTGCCGTCGCAGCTGCAGTAGTTGTGGCGCAGAAAGCATTCTATAAGCCCTAGTAAGTTCGAGTGAGGTGGGTCAGGCAGGATCTCACCAAACTCTGTACTTTGCTCCCAAATACGAGTGCAAATACCTTCACCGAGTTAAGCGGTGATTGCTAATGACGGCCGATAGATGGCTCTAGGTGGCGATATAATGGAAAGCTAACAGCCTGTGTCGACGCTCTCTTTGTGCGAAACCTTACCCTGCATGTGATACCCCAATGAGTGAGTAGTGGGGGTGAAGGGAGGGGGGTGTTGAGCGAAATAAACTAACCTGACCTGAACTGAAAGAGAGGaaacgagaggagagggaataAGAGAAGAACGTAAGGAGAACCAAAGGAAGTgataaagaagggaagaaagccGCACGgactaaaagaaagaaaaacgaaggaAGACCGAAAGACATCGATGACGACCGAAGACACGACGGCGTATAAACACGTGGGTTCCCTTAATCACCAGAAGACAACGTTACAACCCATGTCTTAGGCGCGGTGCCTACGcattggtgggggggggggggggggggggggagaatcgCGGGCAGCACGCCAGGAGTGCGCACAGCGCGGCGTGGCCGACGCTAGCGTCAGGGCGATGGAATGCCGAATATCTGGGTCTCTTCGTGCTCGACTGATCCGGCGAGCGCCGCGAAAACTGAGCCGGCAGCAGGTTTCGCTCGGGTTCTCGCGTGGTTTGTGCGGTTTTTAACGGCCCTGCACGTGCCGTTACTGTCGCGCGGCGCTTGAGAGTTTTCCTCTTTCAGGCGGTGTTTGCTCGATGCGGTGTTTCTTGGGCACGGTTGGCCGGCTCGCGCCAAGTCTTGAAATCCGCTTTAGCCAAGGGCGAGTACTTTTTTAGATCAAGCCAGGACCGGTTCCTACCTAGTAATTAACCAATTTTACTATTAGCATACGCAGCCGCCTCTTACGCAGTTGAGTTTTAAATAGAGCTTTTATCAACCGCAAGGGATTGAAGTAATGGACTGAAAATGCGCAAGAAATGTTTGTGACCAAAAAATTTCCAGGATGGTGTGGTATATGTGGTTTGACGtcgcgttctttaacgtgcactgacaccgcacccCACACGAGTgccttgaatttcgcctccatcgaaaagcgaccgCCGTTGCTTGGATACGATCCCGCGAAACCAGACTGCGCAAGCAACAGCAATAGGTAAAAGTAAGAACTTGTGACATGGTAAAGTTGTGCGAAAAAAAAGCCCACACGCGAGACAGGGTACTGGATACAGAGTACAGACGAACAGGATACAGACAGGTACTGATAAAGAATTTCAGTACAAGAGCCCCAACACTATCCACGTGAGGTGACTGAAGCCTACATGTCATAAAGAAAAATGGGCGTGACAGTATCAGCGATTCTTCTGACGTGACATTCAAAGCAGAACTTGCTTCGGAGCCCAGAAAAACCACCGGAGGAAGCCTTGGGGGTGGCTTAACTGCCGAAACACACAAAAATACCTCAGGATCTGTTCAGCTGCTGTCCAAGAAAACCAGCTACAATCGGAAGTTGCCCGGAGGCATTCCGGTCCATTGCAGTCCGTTCCTAATTAGCGCAAGAGATCGCCGAACTTATCACAACAAGGGCGTCCACAACTTGCTGCTGCTCGCACTTTGGGTGCCGATCGCTCAACATCACAAAAGAAAAGCGTCACTGCCCATGAGACTTCTGCGTATCGCACACACACAGCGGCGAGAGACATAACACCCTTCTCGCGAGCGTTAACTTTGTCACGGTCCCAGAGAGAGTAAAACAAAGATAAAACAAAAACTGGACGTGTTTCTGCTAGGGCAGCGATGGCAATCAGGTGCTTCGATAGGAGGAGCTTGCCACGCGCGGAACACTAAGACATCAACAGCAAAGTGGCGTAaaatatacaaataaaaaaaaatagaaaagtgcTCTGTGCCCACCGGTGCGGCTCGGTCGAGTCCTTCGGGGGCGAACGGACCGCACAGTGCTCCGAGGCCGAAGTCCTTCAGCGGCCGCACAGCCTTGAAACTGGTCCGAACACACTTGGCCAGGTTGCCTGGGAACTGCACCGATTCCGGGCGCTTATAATCATTCCTCCTCCTCGGCCAACACAGCACAGAGCACACACCGACACGCGATCGTGAATGCCGCGTGAACGGGGGAGCAAAAGAGGGTGAGGGGAGCCTGTATTGTTCCGCTGTGTTCCGCTAATGATAACTAAGACGTCACGCCCGACCCCGGCTGCAGTGTTATTACTGTAAGCTTTGGAGCTTGTTTCTATATGAATCGACGCCGGGCTGCAAGAAACGTCTGTGGTGCACACGCGCTGAGATAGCACCCTCGCCAAAACGCGCTTCCTGGGCGCCGCCAGATTGCTCGCTGGAGTGTTCTGAATGCtcctggaaggaaaaaaaaatgcaagtgacACAGCCCCTGTTCAGAACATTCCGAACAGAGCACGTGGTTTGGGGTCTGCGTGTACTGGAGAGAAAGGTCGATGGCGTATCGATGTAATATCAGCTTATGTTTATAAAGCTAGGGGTTCGCCAAAAAAGCCGCGTGGAATCTGACGCACCCTGCTTTGCAGTAAATGTCTCTAGATTAAGCTTGGTCACAGCACAAAAGTGGAGCACGAACACGAGAACCGGCTGTGCAGAGAGCTGACTATTAGCTCATGAGTTTATTGGAGAAATGGTCAATTTACTTAAAGATCACAGGATGACGAAACGAAATCATGATAGAGAAGTACACAGGAATTGGTAAGCATGCCACATTAAAGGGAGAGATTTACAGTATATCGGATAAGTACTCGACTATTTCCTTGTTAAAGAAACTGACCGGTTACTGACGCATCAGTTACGGGGCATTGCGATGTGGTAGGCCTCTATTATTTCCTTTGTTAGCTGGGACTGCCTCTTGGCCGCAATCTTGCAGCCTTGGTATATCGTTGGGCATTTCATTATATCATGGCAGACGCGACAGCAGACAACCAGGTTTCCAGACAGAGCTATGcctatttcttactttctttgtTTACTCTTGCAGACACAGGTTAGCGCATCTACTCGACGGCCCGACAAAAAAGTCGCCACACGTCAGGGGCAAAAAATAGACTCGATTGTTGCACGGGACAAACCAACCACGTCTTTTATTATTTGTCCCTCAAATGCAGGGACATTTATGTAGGGCACGCGGGTAGACGGGTTAACCTGCGTCCGCAAGAGCACAAAAACAGAGCGCGAAATATAGCCGTGCCTGGGAACCTGGCTGTCCACTGTCGCTTCTGCGGTGAAGAAAAATGCGAGGCGAAATATACGAAGACTCCCAGATTGCGGCAAAGGGCCAGTCCCAGATAACGAAGGAAATACAAGGGGCTAAAAATATTGCAAACCACAGTGATTGACGCGTCAGTAAGCCGTCAGTTTCTTTAAAAAGGGAGGACATTGAATAATTATAACACATATACTAAATATCCCACTTTCATGTCGCATGCTGACCTGCTTATATGCTCCTTTATCATAACTTCGTTTGGTCATGCTTTGATATTTGCGTTAATTGACCATTCATTttgcttcctcttctttatttgcGGAGCCACAGCTGGTGGGGATTACCCAAACAGTTCCTCAGAGCTGTTATTCTCGTTTCACGTAAAACTAACAAAATGGCTTTTGAATGGTATTCACTTTAACTATTCCGAGTGTACACATCACCTCCTAATCAGTACATTTATTCTAATCTCGCTGGTTTAAATTAGGCCTGGCCTAGGCTAAGCCAGCAGCTTTAAGCTAGCCCAGATTGAATGTAAAATTGACAAAtacgggagatgcctttgtcccgcagtaggcgtagtcaggctggcgTTGTTAAGTGTGTGTGCAAGTTTAAACTAATTGTTGAGTTCAGCACGTGGAGTGCAGCAAAGAAATAGTCGGACGTTAATGTTGACCTGACAATCGCTGCGCTAGCCCCAGCTCCTTACAAAATATTTTTGCACAGGGTCTCAAATCGTGCGCATAAAAAAAGTACGCGCGTATTGACTCAGATAAGCACCGTTTTGTGTCAACAGTGCCCGAAAGCGCTCGTTATGCTTCCTGGCCAGAGACCGGATGAGACGGAGCGAAGGTAAGTTAAGCGCGGGAAgaggaagaatttttttatttgcaggaaagtGGTGTCTG
This portion of the Amblyomma americanum isolate KBUSLIRL-KWMA chromosome 10, ASM5285725v1, whole genome shotgun sequence genome encodes:
- the LOC144107172 gene encoding uncharacterized protein LOC144107172; protein product: MNEINVRVTLLVLLCFFAVHGPNANGHDIANLVTQLCAQRHQGRLDAVTCLGAQTKSEFPGNLAKCVRTSFKAVRPLKDFGLGALCGPFAPEGLDRAAPLLTAPEQVPEKASPPALKAMACALSYSGVRLSQIKGLIENCLL